A section of the Marinoscillum sp. 108 genome encodes:
- a CDS encoding SRPBCC domain-containing protein, translating to MLDYSDFQFRNDEDSPDYFLWQVFSDWQNGKNLLIEEYNITSPQMTILTAIYWLLQNERDTIQVAVADAAKMDKMTTSTVLRTLQKKGLVTRTEHASDTRAKTVHLTKRGLETTVKSLKRVNNFNLDYFSALGDSKMTFINLLRKLLIINSMQTEFKSTYQTTIKAPIEKVWDALINPEIVKKYFFESNQETDWKVGSPILWTGEYEGTPYTDKGVVLEFSPNKKLSYSYLSSWSGLEDKTENYLLVTYQVKPIEAGTELKITQSNYDEDKAKHSSENWAVVIDGLKKIVE from the coding sequence ATGCTTGATTACAGCGATTTTCAATTTAGAAATGATGAGGATAGCCCTGACTATTTTCTCTGGCAAGTTTTTTCAGACTGGCAGAATGGAAAAAACTTATTAATTGAAGAGTATAATATCACTTCTCCTCAAATGACAATACTAACCGCTATTTATTGGTTACTCCAAAATGAACGAGATACTATCCAAGTGGCTGTTGCTGATGCAGCAAAAATGGATAAAATGACCACTTCTACTGTCTTGAGAACACTACAAAAAAAGGGGCTCGTGACACGAACAGAGCATGCGAGTGATACAAGGGCAAAAACAGTTCACCTTACCAAAAGAGGTCTAGAAACAACGGTTAAATCATTGAAACGAGTTAACAATTTTAATTTAGACTATTTTTCAGCCTTGGGTGATTCAAAAATGACATTTATCAATTTATTACGGAAACTCTTAATAATTAATAGTATGCAAACAGAATTTAAATCCACCTATCAGACAACTATTAAAGCTCCAATAGAAAAAGTTTGGGATGCGTTAATTAACCCTGAAATTGTAAAAAAATATTTTTTTGAATCTAATCAAGAAACAGACTGGAAAGTAGGTAGCCCTATTCTTTGGACTGGAGAATATGAAGGAACACCTTACACAGACAAAGGAGTTGTTTTAGAATTTTCACCAAATAAAAAACTTTCATACAGCTACTTAAGCAGTTGGAGCGGTTTGGAGGATAAAACGGAAAACTATCTTTTGGTTACTTACCAAGTAAAACCCATAGAAGCTGGAACCGAATTGAAAATCACACAATCTAATTATGATGAAGATAAAGCAAAACATTCTTCTGAAAATTGGGCGGTTGTAATAGATGGTCTTAAGAAAATCGTGGAATAA
- a CDS encoding GDCCVxC domain-containing (seleno)protein gives MSEVVLESTITCPNCGHKKEEIMPTDACQYFYECEKCHKVLKPQSGDCCVYCSYGSIPCPPIQLDNGKSCCQKK, from the coding sequence ATGAGCGAAGTAGTTCTTGAATCCACAATCACTTGTCCCAATTGCGGTCATAAAAAAGAGGAAATTATGCCAACTGATGCCTGCCAATATTTTTATGAATGTGAAAAATGTCACAAGGTATTAAAACCTCAATCAGGAGATTGCTGTGTGTATTGCAGTTATGGTTCTATTCCTTGTCCCCCTATTCAATTAGATAATGGCAAGTCATGTTGTCAAAAAAAATAG
- a CDS encoding EthD family reductase: protein MKLKFILSFLILIICYGVYSQEGQIGGTTESNSVIEEKGLIKVSIMYPFAEGKTFDMAYYVSNHMPMVAGFLGQNLVKYTIEKGVASGIPNTPLPFMAIGTFYVKSLNEYQKAIAPNRDAIRSDFSNYTNISPVILVSEVIK from the coding sequence ATGAAACTGAAATTCATTCTATCGTTCTTAATCCTCATCATTTGTTATGGAGTATATAGCCAGGAAGGTCAGATTGGAGGAACAACGGAATCCAATTCTGTAATTGAAGAAAAAGGATTAATCAAAGTGTCCATTATGTATCCATTTGCAGAAGGGAAGACCTTTGATATGGCGTATTATGTAAGCAACCACATGCCGATGGTAGCAGGTTTTTTAGGCCAAAACCTGGTTAAGTACACCATTGAGAAGGGGGTTGCCAGTGGTATTCCCAATACACCACTTCCCTTTATGGCGATTGGTACTTTTTATGTAAAAAGTCTGAATGAATATCAGAAAGCGATTGCTCCGAACAGAGATGCTATTCGATCAGATTTTTCTAATTATACCAATATAAGCCCAGTAATCCTTGTTAGCGAGGTTATTAAGTAA
- a CDS encoding helix-turn-helix transcriptional regulator, producing the protein MTKTCIRVYADVDQINQCKQDIEKVEESVSRLAKALNLAGNEVRLKILFLLEKESKMCPCDLSDILNMTVPAISQHLRKLKDAGLVETKKVGQTIFYSISESNTNILNPIFKLLESEKVSIS; encoded by the coding sequence ATGACCAAAACATGTATCAGAGTCTATGCGGACGTTGATCAAATCAATCAATGTAAACAGGACATCGAAAAAGTAGAGGAATCAGTCAGCCGATTAGCCAAAGCACTTAACCTTGCTGGTAATGAAGTGCGTTTAAAAATTCTCTTTTTATTGGAGAAAGAATCCAAAATGTGTCCTTGTGACTTGAGTGATATTTTGAACATGACCGTTCCTGCAATATCCCAGCATCTAAGAAAATTAAAAGATGCAGGATTAGTGGAAACTAAGAAGGTTGGTCAAACTATTTTCTATTCAATATCAGAATCAAACACCAATATCCTGAATCCCATATTTAAGTTGTTGGAATCCGAAAAAGTATCAATATCATGA
- the merTP gene encoding mercuric transport protein MerTP translates to MKNKQSNSLAVTSLLTAVSASLCCITPVLALLAGSSGIAAAFSWLDPFRPWLIGITVVVLAFGWYQKLKPKSAQEIACECEDDEKPSFWHSKKFLGIMTVFAAVMLAFPYYADAFYPETQLSISENANLESTYEINITGMTCSGCEEHVKLEIGKLSGISGLEVSYEKANAVVTFDESKTNIDEVKAAVDKTGYKVESINKQ, encoded by the coding sequence ATGAAGAATAAGCAATCAAATTCATTGGCAGTCACAAGCCTATTGACGGCTGTAAGCGCATCTCTTTGCTGCATCACTCCGGTACTGGCATTACTTGCTGGATCAAGTGGTATTGCCGCAGCATTCTCGTGGTTAGACCCCTTTCGCCCTTGGTTGATAGGAATTACCGTGGTTGTATTAGCCTTTGGATGGTATCAAAAATTAAAACCAAAATCAGCTCAGGAAATTGCATGTGAGTGTGAGGATGATGAAAAGCCCTCCTTTTGGCATTCCAAGAAATTTCTGGGTATAATGACAGTGTTTGCAGCGGTCATGCTTGCTTTCCCATATTATGCTGATGCCTTTTACCCCGAAACCCAACTTTCAATTTCCGAGAACGCTAATCTTGAATCGACTTATGAAATAAATATTACTGGAATGACCTGTTCAGGATGTGAGGAACATGTAAAACTTGAAATTGGCAAACTTTCAGGTATTTCAGGGTTAGAAGTTTCTTATGAAAAAGCCAATGCCGTAGTGACCTTTGATGAGTCAAAAACAAATATTGATGAGGTTAAAGCTGCTGTAGATAAAACTGGTTATAAAGTAGAATCCATAAATAAACAATGA
- a CDS encoding SDR family NAD(P)-dependent oxidoreductase produces MAKVFAFEVLKFASSFNKSKNMDSIIITGATSGIGFHCALQMARIAKNEQIIIPARNVRAGKEVVERIKDKTGHKNLKCLELDLASLQSISQFSEILAKEKRLSISILINNAGVQNIGETQYTANGFERTFGVNHLGAFALTIQLLSLIKDDGHITFTSSETHDPALKTPIEPPIYTSAHELAFPTETFEKQNTVGQRRYSTSKLCNIMTTYALQERLKHTNIRVNAYDPGLTPGTGLARTYTPVMRFLWKNIFPVLTLFKSNIHTPAQAGRNLANLAYAERYNDLRGIYFSDGKVFKTSVDSYNKDFQKDLWSGSLELTKTTFTEETFKKGNR; encoded by the coding sequence ATGGCAAAAGTTTTTGCTTTTGAAGTACTGAAGTTTGCTTCATCATTTAATAAAAGCAAAAACATGGATTCAATCATTATCACCGGTGCGACTAGCGGAATTGGTTTTCACTGTGCCTTACAAATGGCTCGTATTGCAAAAAACGAGCAAATTATTATTCCTGCCAGAAATGTGAGGGCAGGAAAAGAAGTGGTTGAAAGGATAAAGGATAAGACAGGTCATAAAAACCTAAAATGTTTGGAATTGGATTTGGCATCATTACAATCCATTAGCCAATTTTCAGAGATATTAGCCAAAGAAAAACGCCTTTCCATTTCCATCTTGATCAACAATGCAGGTGTACAGAATATTGGAGAAACGCAGTATACCGCAAACGGGTTTGAACGGACATTTGGTGTAAATCACTTAGGAGCATTTGCTTTGACCATACAATTACTTTCCTTGATTAAAGATGATGGACATATAACATTCACATCGAGTGAGACCCACGACCCTGCATTAAAAACACCCATAGAACCACCTATTTATACAAGTGCTCACGAACTTGCTTTCCCTACAGAAACTTTCGAAAAACAAAATACTGTCGGACAAAGAAGGTACTCCACGTCAAAGTTGTGCAATATCATGACGACTTATGCATTGCAAGAACGGCTAAAACACACAAATATCAGGGTAAATGCCTATGACCCAGGATTAACACCGGGTACAGGGCTAGCAAGAACTTACACACCTGTTATGCGATTTTTATGGAAAAATATCTTTCCTGTGTTGACCTTATTCAAAAGCAACATCCATACTCCTGCACAAGCGGGAAGAAATTTAGCAAACCTGGCGTATGCGGAGAGGTACAACGACTTGAGAGGAATTTATTTCTCAGACGGTAAAGTGTTTAAAACATCTGTTGATTCTTACAACAAGGATTTTCAAAAGGACCTGTGGAGTGGCAGCCTTGAACTTACCAAAACCACATTTACCGAAGAAACTTTTAAAAAAGGCAATAGGTAA
- a CDS encoding Crp/Fnr family transcriptional regulator has translation MDKLINYLLEFGQLNQQQINLIKRKAQVLELKKGDYFSEAGKIPRQVTFIEEGILRVCYYNSKGDEITKYFVDENNFAVDINSFTQKIPSSEYVQAVVYCTLLVFSTESLNDLSATIIQWDGIINKITEKALVEKVNKLSPMLAEDATTRYLNFLEKFPNLANRVPLSYLASYLGITQSSLSRIRKGI, from the coding sequence ATGGACAAATTAATTAACTATCTGTTGGAATTTGGGCAGCTAAATCAACAGCAAATCAACTTGATAAAGAGAAAGGCACAGGTATTGGAGTTGAAAAAAGGTGATTACTTTTCTGAAGCAGGTAAAATACCAAGACAAGTAACATTTATCGAAGAAGGTATCCTTCGGGTATGCTACTACAACAGCAAAGGAGATGAAATCACCAAATATTTTGTTGATGAAAACAATTTTGCAGTGGACATAAACAGCTTCACACAAAAAATCCCATCTTCGGAATATGTACAGGCTGTCGTATATTGTACACTGCTTGTGTTTTCTACAGAATCACTCAATGATTTATCAGCTACTATCATTCAATGGGACGGAATTATTAACAAAATAACAGAAAAAGCATTGGTGGAAAAAGTAAACAAGCTGAGCCCAATGTTAGCCGAAGATGCCACAACAAGGTATCTGAATTTTTTAGAGAAATTCCCGAATTTAGCTAATAGAGTTCCGCTATCCTATCTCGCTTCTTACTTGGGAATCACGCAATCCTCACTAAGTAGAATTAGAAAAGGTATCTGA
- a CDS encoding DUF6266 family protein — MGKISQGVLGGFSGKVGNVVGGTWKGIDYMRIKPANVTNPRTEGQVDQRSKFSTVLRFLQPMTDFLRVGFKLYANKMTQFNAAMSYNLNNAITGAYPNFMVDYASALVTRGNLSGAANGAASSPSAGDVQITWDDNSGSGSAQATDKALIVLLNTTRQEAVFTIAGPARSAGTETISVPSEYTGEDVEVFLGFISEDGSKVANSSYLGSVAVA, encoded by the coding sequence ATGGGAAAAATTTCACAAGGTGTATTAGGCGGCTTCTCCGGCAAGGTCGGAAATGTCGTAGGTGGAACTTGGAAGGGCATTGACTACATGAGAATCAAGCCTGCCAACGTAACCAACCCGAGAACAGAAGGTCAGGTTGACCAACGTTCCAAATTCTCAACAGTTCTAAGGTTCTTGCAACCAATGACTGACTTCCTGAGAGTAGGCTTCAAGTTGTATGCTAACAAGATGACGCAGTTCAATGCGGCCATGTCATACAACCTGAACAACGCAATCACGGGAGCTTATCCAAACTTCATGGTTGACTATGCAAGTGCATTGGTTACCCGTGGAAACCTCTCAGGTGCAGCCAATGGAGCAGCTTCTTCTCCAAGTGCTGGAGATGTACAAATCACCTGGGACGACAATTCAGGAAGTGGTAGCGCACAGGCAACAGACAAAGCTCTGATTGTTCTATTGAACACCACACGCCAAGAAGCAGTATTCACCATAGCTGGACCAGCAAGATCAGCCGGAACTGAGACCATTTCCGTGCCTTCTGAGTACACTGGTGAAGATGTTGAAGTGTTCTTAGGGTTTATCTCAGAAGATGGCTCTAAAGTCGCTAACAGCTCTTATTTAGGCTCTGTAGCAGTTGCGTAA
- a CDS encoding RNA polymerase sigma factor, translating to MKKYLNDAELIAGCTKKSQKYQELLFKKYYGYAMSIGISYLNNRDDVVEVVQDSFLKVFNAIDQYQPSQPFKYWLRKIVVNTAIDYYRKQRKFHLHVDISDAIMESPSPSYCVLDKLGTQDLIDIINKLPLTQKLVFNLFEVEGYSHAEIAERMGFPESSSRTYLTRAKKKLRELVMQYENRK from the coding sequence TTGAAGAAATACCTGAATGATGCAGAGCTTATTGCCGGCTGTACGAAAAAATCACAGAAATATCAGGAGTTGTTGTTCAAGAAATACTACGGATATGCTATGTCAATAGGTATTTCTTATCTGAATAATAGAGATGATGTTGTTGAAGTTGTCCAAGATTCATTTCTGAAAGTGTTTAACGCCATCGATCAGTATCAACCCTCTCAACCTTTTAAGTATTGGTTAAGGAAAATCGTAGTGAATACTGCCATTGACTATTACAGGAAGCAGCGAAAATTTCATCTGCATGTAGATATATCAGATGCAATAATGGAAAGTCCATCCCCATCATACTGTGTTTTGGACAAGCTGGGAACACAAGATCTGATTGATATTATAAACAAACTTCCATTGACACAGAAGCTGGTATTTAACCTGTTTGAAGTAGAGGGCTATAGCCATGCAGAAATTGCCGAAAGGATGGGTTTCCCTGAAAGTAGTTCCCGAACCTATTTAACAAGGGCAAAAAAGAAACTACGCGAGTTGGTCATGCAATATGAAAACCGAAAATGA